CACGTACCAAACCATCTGTAGAGTCCATTGAAATGGCACGTACACGGTCTTCACCAAGGTGTTGTTGAACTTCTAAAACGATCTTCTGTCCGTTTTCTTTAGTAATCTCTAATGCAGAGAAAATTTTAGGTAAATGGGCATCGTTAGCAAAACTTACGTCAACTACCGGTCCTATAATCTGCGCTATTTTTCCAATGTTAGGCATATCTATTTTGTTGAAATGTTGTAAAGTTGAAATGTTATAAGTGTTTTTACACCCTTCTATTTCGGTCTGCAAAGCTAAGAGTTTTTCGGTAAAATTTTATATATAAATTAAAAGTTTTTCCACAGTTTAATTGATACGTCTTTTTAACGATAAGAGCGGCATAAAATCCATCATTTTATGCCGCTCTTACATTTGGTTATAATATTAAAAGCTATAGCCTAAACTAGCTCCTGGCCATATTACAAAAAACAGGTCATCTCCAACACGTTGTTTAGAAAACTCATCTTGAGATAATCTAACCAATAACCCTGCACGGTACATGAAACCACCAGTTGGTTTTTGATGACGAAAGCCAAATCTAAGCATGGTTATTTTGGCTGCTTTTACTTCTGTGTCTATAAGTTCTCCATTGTCTTTTTGCTTATATTTTGAAACGATATTAAACATGGATAAACCAAAGCCGGCTTCTAAAAAACTTTTGCTTTCTTTGTTTTTGCCATATAAAACATTTAACTCTAACGGGAAAGACCAGTTGCCGTAGGTAGGGAAATTCTTTAAACTTCTTGGTATATATTCAAAACCGACTCTGGGTGCTAGTTTAAATCGAGTTGAAAGAGGTATAATTCTATCGTAATTTACTGAATAAAGTACGGTGTTACCTCCAAGTTCTACGTAAATGGAATTTTTTTTAATTTCTTGGGCGACCGATAAATTAATGCAAAATATGATAAAGCTTAAACTAGCTAATATTCGTTTTATGCTTAAATGAAATTGGTTTTTCTGTAGGTTTGTTTTCATAAGTATTGTTAAATAATTTTGAGGTTTAACAATAAGGAGGATTGCCACAAATATATATAATTCATTTACAACCTGAGAGAATATAAAAAATGAAAACCATATTAGTTACAGGCTCTAATGGGCTTTTAGGTCAGAAAATAACTGAGAAAATTAGAGCAGAGAAAAGTGCAAATCTGATTGCCACTTCGAAAGGAGCAGACCGTTTTCCTTTTAAGGATGGTTATATTTATGCAGAGATGGATATCTTAAATCCAGACCAAGTAAGAGCAGTAATCGAGCAATATCAACCTGATGTCATTATTCATACTGCGGCTATGACTAATGTAGACACTTGCCATATACAACGAGAAGCGGCTTACCAACTGAATGTAGTGGCTACACAAACTTTAGTATCACTTTGCGAAGAATTTAACATCCAGTTTATTCATTTATCTACAGATTTTGTTTTTGATGGTGCTGCTGGTCCTTACAGCGAAGAGGCAAAACCTAATCCGGTAAGTTATTATGGGGAAACTAAATTACAAGCAGAAGAATTAGTAAAAAAATCTAATGCTAAATGGGCAATCTTAAGAACAATATTGGTGTACGGAATAGTAAGTGACATGAGCAGAAGTAATATTGTGCTTTGGGCAAAAGGCGCATTAGAAAAAGGAAATCCATTAAATATAGTTAACGACCAATACCGAATGCCAACTTTAGCCGAAGATTTAGCAGATGCTTGTTTATTAGCAGTTGGAAAGGAAGCGCAAGGTATATTCCATGTTTCAGGCAAGGATATGATGAGTGTTGTTGAGCTGGTTTATAAAGTGGCAGATTTTTACAAACTAGATAAAAGCTTAATCAAAGAGGTGAGTGCGGCCACTTTAAATCAAGACGCAAAGCGCCCTTTAAAAACTGGTTTTATTTTAGACAAAGCAATGACCGAATTAAATTATCATCCACATAGCTTTGAAGAAGGATTAGAGATGATGGATAGACAAATGAAAAATAATTAGTTCATTAGCCATTAGTTCATTCGGCAAAGTTTACTAATGAACAATTGAACCAATGAACATATGGTATTTCAACAATTAACCCAAAAAATATGTCACTACAAATAGGCGATAAAGCCCCAGATTTTAAATTATTCAGTTCAGAACTAAAGGAAGTTTCATTAGCAGATTACAAAGGCAAGAAATTAGTGGTTCACTTTTTTCCGATGGCATTTACAGGAACTTGTACCACTCAACTATGTACCATGAGAGATAGCTTTGGCTATTACGAAGGTATGAATGCGGCAGTGGTTGGTATTTCAGTTGATTCTCCATTCACCTTGGCAAAATTTAAAGAAGATCAAGCTTATCAATTTCCGTTATTATCAGATTTTAACAAAGAAGCTTCCGTTAGTTACCAATCAATTTACGAAGAATTTGTATTCGGATTAAAAGGAGTATCAAAAAGAGCGGCTTTTGTTATTGATGAGGAAGGTGTAATTACCTATGCAGAGGTTTTAGAAAATGCTGGAGATTTGCCAGATTTTGAGAAAATCAAAGCGGTTGTTGCAGGGTAAAGATTTTGCTGCAATATTTTGAAGGCGAAATCAAAGCTATGATTATCAATAAGTCCCGTGCTAAAGGCACTACCTTGAGCGATGTCATAGGCTAATAAGAAAACAAAAATAATTTGTCATCCTGAGCGTAGTCGAAGGACAGATTATTTTTGTTTTAACCGTGAAAAGGTCTTCGACTACGCTCAGACTGACAGCCATTGTGCCTATTTTACTAAAATTGCCATTGGAATCGGCAATCACTGTAATCTGGTTTAAAAGCATTGGCTTTTGCACAAAACTTGCATTCTAAACCCCTGCCTGCTGGCAGGCGACATTAGCGAACACGAATCCCGATTTATCGGGAGAAGTAAAGTGTTTGGCAGTACTAACATTGATAGGAGCATTGTTATTGCTTTTCAAATAGATAGGCACTATTAATTTATCTTTTATAAATAATTACAATAAAAAATTGCGGAATTAATTTTGAAACGTTACTTTTGCAGTCCGTTAACGAAACGGATCTAATTTGTTTTAGATAGTTTGCATTTGTAGCTCAATTGGATAGAGCATCTCACTACGGATGAGAAGGTTTGGGGTTCGAATCCCTACAAGTGCACCAAGCCAGACTTAGTTTTAAGTCTGGTTTTTTTATGTTTTTAATTTCTATCGGTTTTGTCTTCCTTTGGGAAATGCTAGTAAGTTTCTAAGAAAAATTAAACTCAGTGCCTTTTCTGAGGTTAAAATCTGCATTATCTGCTATAGAGCCTAAAAAACAATAGCAGTTTAACAAAAATTAGCCCATTAAGCTAAATAATTATATATTTGCAACTTTTAAAGCACTAGACTTTTACACAATAAATTGCTGCTTTTTATTATCAACTAAATGTTTTCAATAATTGAAGACGATTAAACCATAAAAAAAGACAAATGCTGAATTTAGTTCTCTTTGGCCCTCCAGGTGCAGGCAAAGGCACCCAATCTGAAAAACTGATTAGTAAATATCAGTTGGTACACATTTCTACAGGAGATCTTTTTAGAGCACACATTAAAAACCAGACTGCTTTAGGAAAAAAAGTAAGCAAACTTATCGCTGAAGGAGAGTTGGTTCCTGATAAGATTACGATTGACATGTTAGAGGAAGAAATTGATAAAAATCCTGATGCAAAAGGGTTTGTATTTGATGGTTTTCCGAGAACAATTCCACAAGCAATAGAACTAGATAAGTTTTTAGAAGGTAAAGGAAGCAATATTGCAGGTGTAATTGCTTTAGATGTTGATAAGGATGAGTTGGTTAAACGTGTAGCACTACGCCAAAAAGAAACAGGCAGGCTAGATGACCAAGCAGAGAAATCTCAAAAAAGAATTGATGAGTATTTCAATAAAATAATTTTGGTATTGCCTTATTACGATGAGCAAAAGAAATTAACAAAAATAAACGGTATCGGTAATATCGAAGAAATCTTCGGTAACCTATGTGCTGTTATAGATAAATACTAATGAGTTGAGTTGTTTAGTTGTTGAGTCGACTTAACGACTAAACATCTAGACAACTTACCAATTCAACGAAGAACCACTCTATTTAGTTGAATTTACCTACACCTGTACAAAAAAACAATTAACCGTTTTAAACAGTTAAACAATTAACCAGTTAAAAACATTTCAACTTTCAAAATGTCACAGGGATCAAATTTTGTAGATTACGTAAAAATATGTTGCCGTTCAGGTAAAGGTGGCGCAGGTTCTGCGCATTTACACCGCGACAAATTAACTTCTACTGGCGGACCAGATGGTGGCGATGGTGGTAGAGGTGGACATATTATATTGAAGGGAAATTCTCAATTCTGGACTTTGCTTCACTTAAAATACCGTAAGCACATTATTGCTGAAGATGGTTTAAGTGGCGGCAGCAGTCAGAAAACTGGAAAAACTGGTAAAGACGAAATTTTAGAAGTTCCATTGGGTACCATTGCCCGAGATGCCGAAACAGGAGATATCATTTTCGAAATCACTGAAGATGGAGAAACTAAAATCTTAACGCCAGGCGGTAGGGGTGGACTAGGAAACTGGCATTTTAAGACCCCAACTTTACAAACCCCTCGTTTTGCACAACCAGGCGAACAGGGTAAAGAAGAGTGGATGGTTTTAGAGTTAAAAGTATTGGCAGATGTAGGCCTGGTAGGTTTCCCGAATGCAGGTAAATCAACTTTGTTATCTGTTTTATCTGCTGCCAAACCAGAAATTGCCGATTATCCATTTACAACCTTAGTTCCGAACTTGGGTATCGTTTCTTACCGTAACGGAAAATCTTTTGTAATGGCGGATATTCCAGGAATTATAGAGGGAGCTTCAAAAGGAAAGGGGTTAGGTTTTAGATTTTTACGTCACATTGAACGTAACTCAGTTCTACTTTTCATGGTGCCTGCAGACACAAGCAGATCGATAAAAGAAGAATACGAAATCTTAAAAAATGAATTGCAAGAATTCAATCCAGAATTAATGCAGAAGCCTCATTTATTAGCGATTACGAAGTCTGATATGTTAGATGAGGAATTGAAAGAAGAAATGAAGGCCGACTTGCCTAAAGTTCCATTTATATTTATTTCTTCAGTAGCCCAACAAGGGATAACAGAGTTGAAGGATATGTTGTGGAAGGCTATAAACGATGAAATATAATAGAGATCGTCATGCTCAGCTTGACTGGGCATCGTAATGCGATATACAGTATTTGTGCTCAGCTTTTAGCGTAATTAATAGCTATATGGAGTACACCCTAACGCAATAGAACTTGTCATCCGATGAATATCGCCATCCTGCAAGTTTCATCGGACGACTACTGGTAACTCCGAAACCCTAACCAACTAACCCCATCAACCAACTCTCCCCAACTAACCAACAACCCTATCCTTCACCCTCACCGCCGGATTCCCCTGATAAATACCATAAGCTTCTAGATCCTTTGTTGCTACAGAACCAACTGTTAATACTGCATGGGAGGCAACCGTTACTCCTGGACAAACAATAGCTTTAGCACCAATCCATGCGCCGTTTTGTATGGTGATAGCTTTAGTAATCAAATCAAAACTTACCTTTTTATAATCATGGTTACCGGTCAGCAACATGGCTTGCTGAGAAATACAAACATTTTCTCCAATAATAACATCATCTAGGTTCTCAATCCTACATTCCGCTATCCATGAGTGCGCACCTATGGTCAATCTCCAAGGGTAATAAATATAAATAAAAGGTTTTATCCTAACGCCCTTGCCAATTTTGGCACCGTATAGTTTTAAGATGAAAACCAAAACCGAACTAAAAGGAATTAACCCAGAACGAAAAAAAATGATGCTGGTAAAATACCAACATATCATCTTAAAAGTAGATGCACCACTTTTAAATCCTTTTTTATCGAAATCCTTTTGAAGTTGAGTTTCCTTATTCAATTTTATTTATCAAATTTCTATACATCTTACCAACTAACCAACTAACCAACTCTCCAACTCTCCAACTCTCCAACTAACCAACTCCACATCTTAACGACTAACCCCTAACCTCTAACCGCTTTCTCGCCAGTATTCCTCTTTATCCACACATAAAGCATGATAAAAATACAGATGTAAACAATGATATTAAATACCTCATGGTGGTAAGTGAAGTTATTGCGTTGAGATTTAAAGAAGCCCAAGAGCACACCCAAACCAGCGATACGTAATACGTTAAGGATGTAAATCATCAGTATGCCCGTGATCAATAACTTATATTTAGCCCTCAATTTCGCTGGAAAAGCGATGACAAAAGCCACCAAAAAAGACATCACGCCAATACCTAGACAATCGTAATTGACCCTCAAGAAAGGGCCATCCACCACCATTACATCCATTTCATTGTGTATGGCATAAAAACCAAATAATTTAATGATCCAAACGGCAGGAACTATCAATGCAGTTTTTAATCCTTGTATGTAATCTAGGTTGTTAGCAATAAATGCATTGTAAAACCTTCCACCTTCACTTACCACACTATTCATAAAAATATTACCTTGACTAAATAAGAAGTAAAAGAATAAGAGTTTAACAACAAAAAGAATTGCTGCCTTATTTGCCTTTTTTTTATTTTCTTCAGTTTGATCCATTTGGAGAGTTAGTTAATGCTGATAAAACTACTGCTTTGATTTTAAAATTTCTTTAATTTTTACATCTACAATTAACCTAAACCAAAACCCTTGTAAAAAATGGAATAAAATCCCTGTAGAGCCGTCTAAAATACCCAATTTAAATATTAGTCTATAGCTGAAATAAAGAAAAGGTCTCAATCCCAATGGAAGTTTCCACCATAAACGCTTTAACCAAGCATTGCGTTCATCAGGGTTCCCCCAAAAATTGGCTTTGTTGCTTTGTTGACGTAAATTATTTAACCTTTCTATTTCTTCCTGGGCAATTAAGTCGCTATATCGATTGTGTTTCTCAATCCAAAAGCTGATATTATTTTCCTTTAAGTTTTCTTCTAGGATATGACCATTTTTCCAAATAATGGTTTCACCCGTTACAATAAAGCGATGATCCATGTTTTCATTTAAATCAGAGTAGCCTATCTCTGTCCTAAACATCTTCAATAAGTACTTGGGATAAAATCCTCCATATTTAATCCACTTACCCTTAAAGAAATTTTTTCGATTAAAGTAAATGCCATTTACGTTTTGATAATCAGCATTCCTAAAATTTTGTAATTGCAAAAAAAGCTCAGGTGTTACAGTCTGATCTGCATCCAGACCAATAATCCAAGGTGTTTGGATATCAAAGTTCTTTAACGCAAAATCCCATTGTTTAGGGTGATTGATAAAAGGATTAACCTTAACCTCAGCCTTAAACTTTTCAGCAATAGCTAAAGTGCCATCAGCACTACCCGAATCTAAAATGTAAACAGGCGCATTTAAACCAGCAATTGAATTTAACAATCTAGGTAAATGAACCTCCTCGTTATAAGTTAAAATAATGAAACTAAAATCTATCATTGCATAATTGTCATCCTGAGTTAAGCCTCTGATCTTGTCTAAGGATTCTCATTTATAAAGTAATATTAGCTATTTATTTTTTTCATCATTCAACTAAATAGGTGGATCGCTAGCGAAGACAAATATATTATAACAATGAGTAAGATTAAAGCGACACCTTTTTATACCGCTGAGGGATTATGCATCCAGCTAAGGCCTCAGCAAATTCTCGTAAAAAATCAATGTCGCAGACCGAAAGAAATAAAAGCTGTTTGAGCGAAGCGAGTTCTTTTATTTCCGGTCCAAAGCTTTGATTTTTAGGGAATTTGGTGCAGCCTTAAATTTTTGGTCCTTTTGTTTCCACAAAAGGACTTGACTCTTCGGCTGTCAAGAGCCGAGGCAAGGCTGTGT
The sequence above is drawn from the Pedobacter frigiditerrae genome and encodes:
- a CDS encoding SDR family oxidoreductase, whose product is MKTILVTGSNGLLGQKITEKIRAEKSANLIATSKGADRFPFKDGYIYAEMDILNPDQVRAVIEQYQPDVIIHTAAMTNVDTCHIQREAAYQLNVVATQTLVSLCEEFNIQFIHLSTDFVFDGAAGPYSEEAKPNPVSYYGETKLQAEELVKKSNAKWAILRTILVYGIVSDMSRSNIVLWAKGALEKGNPLNIVNDQYRMPTLAEDLADACLLAVGKEAQGIFHVSGKDMMSVVELVYKVADFYKLDKSLIKEVSAATLNQDAKRPLKTGFILDKAMTELNYHPHSFEEGLEMMDRQMKNN
- a CDS encoding redoxin domain-containing protein encodes the protein MSLQIGDKAPDFKLFSSELKEVSLADYKGKKLVVHFFPMAFTGTCTTQLCTMRDSFGYYEGMNAAVVGISVDSPFTLAKFKEDQAYQFPLLSDFNKEASVSYQSIYEEFVFGLKGVSKRAAFVIDEEGVITYAEVLENAGDLPDFEKIKAVVAG
- a CDS encoding adenylate kinase, coding for MLNLVLFGPPGAGKGTQSEKLISKYQLVHISTGDLFRAHIKNQTALGKKVSKLIAEGELVPDKITIDMLEEEIDKNPDAKGFVFDGFPRTIPQAIELDKFLEGKGSNIAGVIALDVDKDELVKRVALRQKETGRLDDQAEKSQKRIDEYFNKIILVLPYYDEQKKLTKINGIGNIEEIFGNLCAVIDKY
- the obgE gene encoding GTPase ObgE, with amino-acid sequence MSQGSNFVDYVKICCRSGKGGAGSAHLHRDKLTSTGGPDGGDGGRGGHIILKGNSQFWTLLHLKYRKHIIAEDGLSGGSSQKTGKTGKDEILEVPLGTIARDAETGDIIFEITEDGETKILTPGGRGGLGNWHFKTPTLQTPRFAQPGEQGKEEWMVLELKVLADVGLVGFPNAGKSTLLSVLSAAKPEIADYPFTTLVPNLGIVSYRNGKSFVMADIPGIIEGASKGKGLGFRFLRHIERNSVLLFMVPADTSRSIKEEYEILKNELQEFNPELMQKPHLLAITKSDMLDEELKEEMKADLPKVPFIFISSVAQQGITELKDMLWKAINDEI
- a CDS encoding WcaF family extracellular polysaccharide biosynthesis acetyltransferase — protein: MNKETQLQKDFDKKGFKSGASTFKMICWYFTSIIFFRSGLIPFSSVLVFILKLYGAKIGKGVRIKPFIYIYYPWRLTIGAHSWIAECRIENLDDVIIGENVCISQQAMLLTGNHDYKKVSFDLITKAITIQNGAWIGAKAIVCPGVTVASHAVLTVGSVATKDLEAYGIYQGNPAVRVKDRVVG
- the xrtY gene encoding exosortase Y, with amino-acid sequence MDQTEENKKKANKAAILFVVKLLFFYFLFSQGNIFMNSVVSEGGRFYNAFIANNLDYIQGLKTALIVPAVWIIKLFGFYAIHNEMDVMVVDGPFLRVNYDCLGIGVMSFLVAFVIAFPAKLRAKYKLLITGILMIYILNVLRIAGLGVLLGFFKSQRNNFTYHHEVFNIIVYICIFIMLYVWIKRNTGEKAVRG
- a CDS encoding glycosyltransferase family 2 protein, giving the protein MIDFSFIILTYNEEVHLPRLLNSIAGLNAPVYILDSGSADGTLAIAEKFKAEVKVNPFINHPKQWDFALKNFDIQTPWIIGLDADQTVTPELFLQLQNFRNADYQNVNGIYFNRKNFFKGKWIKYGGFYPKYLLKMFRTEIGYSDLNENMDHRFIVTGETIIWKNGHILEENLKENNISFWIEKHNRYSDLIAQEEIERLNNLRQQSNKANFWGNPDERNAWLKRLWWKLPLGLRPFLYFSYRLIFKLGILDGSTGILFHFLQGFWFRLIVDVKIKEILKSKQ